The following coding sequences are from one Streptococcus mitis window:
- a CDS encoding arsenate reductase family protein, protein MLEFIEYPKCSTCKKAKQELNQLGVDYKAVHIVEETPSQEVILNWIETSGFELKQFFNTSGIKYRELGLKDKVGSLSNQEAAELLASDGMLLKRPILVENGTVKQIGYRKAYEELGLK, encoded by the coding sequence ATGTTAGAATTTATCGAATACCCAAAATGTTCAACTTGTAAAAAAGCAAAACAAGAATTAAACCAACTCGGTGTGGACTATAAAGCCGTCCATATCGTCGAAGAAACACCTAGCCAAGAAGTCATTTTAAACTGGATAGAAACCTCAGGTTTTGAGTTGAAGCAATTTTTTAACACCAGTGGAATCAAATACCGTGAATTGGGGCTGAAAGATAAGGTAGGAAGCCTGTCAAACCAAGAAGCAGCCGAGTTGCTAGCAAGCGACGGAATGTTGTTAAAACGACCGATTTTAGTGGAGAATGGAACTGTTAAGCAAATCGGCTATCGAAAAGCTTACGAAGAATTGGGATTGAAATAG